ACTTTTCAAAAAGTCGTGAAGAGTAATGTGTTCTATGTTGGTCAAAGGGAGGAAAGAGAGGCATGTGAAATGATTACCAGAAGTGGGAAAGTATTAGAGGAGAGAAGagtagaaaaagagagtgttgaaAAAAAGAGTGAGCAAGAGGAAGATAGGGCGAGAGAAAAAgacatgataaataaaaaaattgagggtGATAAGagagaagaagttgaaaaattgagagaaaaggaGTATGTTAAACCTTTTCCTTATCCAAAGAGATACTCaagaaaggagaaggaaaaacagTTTGAGCGCTTCATGGAGATTTTTAGGaagttggaaataaccataccattttctgagaggaagtatgttgagaaggaaaccattAAAGTGCAAGGAAATTGTAGTGCAGTCATACAAAGGAAATTACCTCCTAAATTGTAAGATCTAGGGAGTTTCACCATTCCATGCactattggagagttagaagtggggaaagctttgattgatttgGGAGCAagcattaatctaatgcctcttTCTATGTTTAGAAAGATTAGAGGATTAGAACTGAAGCCAATGAAAATGACTCTTCAATTAGCAGATAGATCCCTTAAATACCCATATGGAGTGGCCGAAGATGTAATAGTTAAagtggataaatttttattcccggtggattttgttgttatggagatggaggaaaatggagatgcacctttgattcttggaagacctttcatgaagatAGCTAggattttaattgatgtggagaatggTAAGCTAAAGGTCATAGTACAGGATGAAGAGGTAAATTTTGATGTCTTCCAAGCGATGTCATATCCTAGAGATAAAAAGTCATGCTTCCAAATAGACATTGTGGAAGAACTTTGTATGCTGCAAGATAAGAGAATACGAAATACATCTGCATTGGAGAGGTCACTCATTAATGAATGTGAGGATTTAcatgaagaagataaaatgattaaagAATGTGTTCGTGAATTGgaagaaacaaaattttgaaagaattgaTCCCAAAGAGAAGGTAAAAGAAAGTAAGCTTGAACTAAAGGAACTACCACTACATTTGAAGTACGTATTTTTGGAAGCTAATGGAGGGAAACCAGTCATTATTAGTAAGGCGTTAtctccaaaagaagaagaaaagttggtggAAGTCCTAAATGTAAATAAGGGTGCTATAGGCTGGTCAATTGCAGATCTTAAGGGAATAAGCCCTACATATTGTATGCACATGATCCTTATGGAGAGTGATTATAGACCAGTGgctcaaccacaaagaagaTTAAATCCAGTTATGAAAGAAGTCGTGAGGAAGGAGGTGTTGAAGTTACTAAAAGCAGGAATTATATACCCAATATCTGAtagtaaatgggtaagtccagttcaagtggtactgaagaaaggaggaatgacagtgattcataatgaaaaaaatgaattaattcctaCACGAACAGTTACTGGGTGGCGGATGTGTAAAGATTACAGAAAGTTGAATACAGCTACCAGAAAGgatcattttcccttaccttttatggaccagATGCTTGAAAGATTAGTTGGACAAGCATActattgcttccttgatggttattttggatataatcaaattgtggtagatccagaagatcaagaaaaaatagcttttacatgtccttttggtatatttgcctatagcaaaatgccatttggattatgtaatgcaccTGCTACCtttcaaaggtgtatgcaagcCATCTTTGTAGaatttatggagaaaagcatagaagtcttcatggatgatttttcggTATTTGGAGATCCTTTTCAGAGATGTTTAACCAATTTAGATGCAGTTCTTAAAAGGTGtattcaaacaaatcttgttttgaattgggaaaaatgccattttatggTCACTGAAGGAATTGTGTTGGGACACAAAATTTCGTCTAAGGGGATTGAAGTCAACAAAGCCAAAGTGGAGGTTATTGAAAAgcttccaccaccatcaaatGTGAAAGAAATCCGAAGTTTCTTAGGCCATGCTGGTTTCTATCGGAGATTTATTAAGGACTTTTCAAAGATTGGTAAGCCATTGAGTAATCTGCTAGTTAAGGATACACCATTTGAGATGTTTGCGagcttttgatgttttaaagaaaaacttaatttcTGCTCCAGTAATTGTAGCTCCAGAATGgaataaagattttgaacttatgtgtgatgctagtgacTATGCTATAGGTGCAGTATTGggtcaaagaaaagaaaaaatatttcatgctatttactatgctagtaaagtcttaaatgaagcccaattgaattatgctaccatagagaaagaatttttggctatagtctatgcactggagaaatttagatcttatctcATTGGATCTAAAGTCATAGTTTATACGGATCATGCAGCCATAAAATACTTATTAACAAAGCCAGATTCAAAGCCACAATTAATCAGGTGGGTGCTTTTGTTACAAGAGTTTTACATAGAgattcgtgataaaaagggaagtgagaatTTAATAGCTGATCACTTATCTCGACTGGTTAACACTGAAGTAACGAGCAAGGAGAAGGAAGTCTGGGagtctttttcagatgaaactcttttgtacattcaacaaaggccatggtttgctgatatggctaattttaaagctaTAGGTGTTATTCTTGAAGAGTTAAATTGGAAACAGAAAAGAAGTTTTATTCTAATGCTAAGCAGTTTATATGGGATGatccatatttatttaaaattggagcagataatcttttAAGGAGATGCGTAACCAAGGAAGAGGCAGAAGGAAtcctttggcattgtcataattctccttatggaGGACATTATAATGGGGAGCGAACGACTGCAAAAATTCTTCAttcaggattttattggcctactttATTTAAAGAcgctcataatcatgctaggaattgtgataagtgtcaaaggacAAGAGCTATTTCAAGAAGACATGAGATTCTGTTACAAggtattttggaagttgaagtttttgattgttggggtattgattttgttgggccttttccaccgtcattcaataatgaatatattttggtggctGTTGATTATGTaagtaaatgggttgaagctaTAACATGTCCAAAGAATGATGTCAATATGGTGATTAAATTCTTCAAAACGCAAATCTTCTCACGTTTTGGAATCCTTAGGGTACTTATTAGTAATGGggggtctcatttttgtaatgctcagcttgctaaggtacttagacattatggggtgaaacataaagtggctGCACCGTATCACCCACAAACGaatggtcaagctgaagtttccaaCAGGGAAACTAAGAGGATATTAGAGAAGACAATTGTTTTTTCACGAAAAGATTGGTCACGaaaattagatgatgctctttgggcgTATAGGACAACTGTAAAGACTTCCATGGGGTTATCACCTTTTCAGATGGTATATAGGAAAGCATGTCACTTGCCAGTAGAGATGGAACACAaggctttgtgggctttgaaatttttaaattttgatcctcatgaaaTTCAAAGCAAGCGAAGAAATCAGTTGTTAGATCTTGAAGAGATGCGGTTACATGCATATGACTCATCTAGGAGTTATTAAGagaaggtgaaattttatcatgataaaaagaTGATAAAGAAAGTCTTCACTCCAGGACAACAGGTGCTATTATTCAATTCAGGGTTGAAGTTATTTCCtggaaagttgaaatcaaaatggtcgggaccttttgTGATAAAGAGTGTATACCCAAACGGAGCTGTGGAATTGGAGACTACAAATAAGGGTGATCAGCAGAGAAGTTGGGTGGTAAATGGTCAGAGGCTCAAACACAATTTGGGAGGATAAGTGGAGCAGTTCTCCACGGTACTaatgttggtggatccatgaggttcgggtcaggctcgtgacgttaaacaagaacttttgggaggcaacccaggttttatctttttgaattagtagtataggttaaattttatgtttgtgtttatgcTGCTCGGCTTGTACACTaattcggataatggttcaattttattgcatgatgagttatttaccactgatgattgattgtggatgatgattgagaatgtgtgaatgctgatatccaggttgatgctTCACTGACTATGTGagcagatgagtaagtgattcatgattgtgattttgatgctaagcaagattcatgaatgagaagtgagaaagcatgattgtgtgaggtattgagcttcagagttttattgttgtatgcactgttcacagggaatcatggatgatattgacttaatcttgataattgattgaattgcatgtgtatgtcatatgatcaaggtcgtggttggaaagcccttacttagccaaattttcacccaaagaattttaaatgatatatcctttttgaaccttggccttaaacaatataaaaacctTTGTTTGAgttgaattaccttgagtttggttgagaataattatatatgttgaaaaggttcaagtttggggttgtatggggaaagtaaaaggcaaaagaaaaagcattgagttcaaaagatgaaaaagaaaaatgcatgagaaagaaaaagaaaactagaaaagagaaaaaacatgtaaagtgaactcaatgtaaaaggaaaaagggaaaaagttgggaatgagtgagattggttaaaaagagagtgtgcttgaactttgaataatgatttaaactctcttaactcaagtattttgtattccagaaaaaccaattttcttgatagcccagccaaaatacaagccttggaaaatgTCCTTGTGACgacatgtgcatgtgaagatgttgattgttttagatgaatgacaatattgtttaaTGTTACATGTGAACAGTaaagagtagagtgacctcctaaacacttgagagattgagtgaaacacttgcttggtgagaattgttaaatccatgattacatctatgcttagttgattgatcattcatgaacaaaacatctgttgaaaaaaagattgattatgtgaactaaattggattgaaagcatgcatgcatctttgtaggattccattgaaatatgaattgtataataacttgttgtgagaaaaaggaattgtgaaaagtgtgaatgatttgattaagaagtggaaagccaagttttgtcttgtttgcttaaTGACAAgtaagccgctgagcgccagaatggaccacTGAGCGCTAAGAGCGATTAGAAGGAAACTGcccagcggcaaaactaaccggtgagcagtcaaagcggcaagagggaaaccgctgagcggtgaacttaggcgcctgggcggttgtctatttttattagctagattctgtaatctttctgttatctttttgggcttatagcaagccggtaattaataataggctcttttcaccaaagtattgggttaagggtaggctagaaagtttgcatggcaattggataaataagtgaagtaaataagaaacgtagatatgtgagagtggataagatgaaattgtaaaccccaacaacaccattcattcatagtttcttaaaaccaattgaatgaactgcatttgcatgtttattttcgttctttgcatacaaccaccaacttaattcttttctcaagtcttatgcaatttgtttacatgaaaagtaaggcctaagagtcctttgggaagaacgatattaggtttaccaattatattacttgataacgatctggtacacttgccagtggcttaacaaATTATCAATTCCTTCATTTGTCATTATGCTTgcgaaaattagataaaattagataagacaaaaattataaaatgaaaactcattataaaatcatttttttgtaagaaattgcttaacagccagtgtttctgattttttttaattggggctacagtagagatgacaaagaaaaggttggagtgagagagatgaaagagaaaggattgagaggaatgaaagaggtgagtaagggtttagggggtttcttatttttttttagttttgagaatgaaaattatttaaaaatccttgactttaaaacttagaatccataatatatgaggatattattgtctactataatctggtacacattgttaaaatgtaccaactgaaaaacaggcgtacacgcgttaacaaaccccatgtatatatatatacatatatatatatatatatatatatgtatatatgtatgtatatacatatagatatatgtatatatatacatatatatatatgggtttgctaacaTGCGTAAGCTCTTTTTTTAGTTGAGACATTTTAGTAGAGTGTATcaggttttagtagacaaaaatcccctcatatattatagattctaagttttaaggtcaagggtatttgaataattttcattctcaaaactaaaataaaaaacaagaaatccCCGAACCCTTACTCACCCTTCTCTGATCCTTCATTTCTCTcaaccatttttctttcatctctctcactctaatCTTCTCTCTATCATCCCTATAGTAGCCCCAACTGaaatcaaaaggaaaaagaaaaagaaataataattaatctcCCTAGAGATAAAatactaattctaaaatttaaaaaaaaaaatttaataacaatcaaaaggaaaaatatataacacaaccctgtaatcaaaaatcaacatcaacatcatcaattattttgttattgaagtGGAAAACAAATCAATGAACAAAGCAAGAGCAATAAATTTCGGTGTCACGGGTTGCTGTGTGTGGATGTGAGAGCGGatgaagatgagagagaaaccaattggataagtgaggaaggtaaTTTAGGGTTAGGTGAGTGTTTCAGATTTTTTTAAGTTGGGGCTAttgtagggatgacagagagaatgttggagtgagagggataaaagagaaagggttgagaggaatcaGGGTTGACAAAGAGATGAGTAAGGGTGTGggggtttcttttatttttttagttttgagaatgaaaattattcaaatacccctaaccttaaaacttataatctataatttatgagaatatttttgtctacttaAATTCaatacactttgctaaaatataCCAATTAAGAAAAGAACTTACATATATTAGTaaaccattatatatatatatatatatatatatatatatatatatatatatatatatatatatatatatatNNNNNNNNNNNNNNNNNNNNNNNNNNNNNNNNNNNNNNNNNNNNNNNNNNNNNNNNNNNNNNNNNNNNNNNNNNNNNNNNNNNNNNNNNNNNNNNNNNNNNNNNNNNNNNNNNNNNNNNNNNNNNNNNNNNNNNNNNNNNNNNNNNNNNNNNNNNNNNNNNNNNNNNNNNNNNNNNNNNNNNNNNNNNNNNNNNNNNNNNNNNN
This genomic interval from Vigna radiata var. radiata cultivar VC1973A chromosome 8, Vradiata_ver6, whole genome shotgun sequence contains the following:
- the LOC106770213 gene encoding uncharacterized protein LOC106770213 translates to MITVSRSSKQPQFMPIQRSVDSEETFQKVVKSNVFYVGQREEREACEMITRSGKVLEERRVEKESVEKKSEQEEDRAREKDMINKKIEGDKREEVEKLREKEYVKPFPYPKRYSRKEKEKQFERFMEIFRKKIRGLELKPMKMTLQLADRSLKYPYGVAEDIARILIDVENGKLKVIVQDEEKQNFERIDPKEKVKESKLELKELPLHLKYVFLEANGGKPVIISKALSPKEEEKLVEVLNVNKGAIGWSIADLKGISPTYCMHMILMESDYRPVAQPQRRLNPVMKEVVRKEVLKLLKAGIIYPISDSKWVSPVQVVLKKGGMTVIHNEKNELIPTRTVTGWRMCKDYRKLNTATRKDHFPLPFMDQMLERLVGQAYYCFLDGYFGYNQIVVDPEDQEKIAFTCPFGIFAYSKMPFGLCNAPATFQRCMQAIFVEFMEKSIEVFMDDFSVFGDPFQRCLTNLDAVLKRCIQTNLVLNWEKCHFMVTEGIVLGHKISSKGIEVNKAKVEVIEKLPPPSNVKEIRSFLGHAGFYRRFIKDFSKIGKPLSNLLVKDTPFEMFASF